The sequence CCTTTGGCCACAGGAGGGCAGTGTGGAGCCAGATAGTAAAAATAAGAAATGACCTGCAGTTTCATCTTTGGCCACAGGAGGGCAGTGTGGAGCCAGATAGTAAAAATAAGAAATGACCTGCAGTTTCATCTTTGGCCACAGAAGGGCAGTGTGGAGCcagatagtaaaaaaaataagaaattacctGCAGTTTCTCCTTTGGCCACAGGAGGGCAGTGTGGAGCCAGATAGTAATAAAATTAAGAAATGACCTGCAGTTTCTCATTTGGCCACAGGAGGGCAGTGTGGAGCcagatagtaataaaaataagaaatgacctgcagtttctcctttggccacaggagggcagtgtggagccaggtagtaataaaaataagaaatgaccTGCAGTTTCACCTTTGGCCACAGGAGGGCAGTGTGGAGCCAggtagtaataaaaataagaaatgacctgcagtttctcctttggccacaggagggcagtgtggagccagatagtaataaaaataagaaattacctgcagtttctcctttggccacaggagggcagtgtggagccaggtagtaataaaaataagaaatgacctgcagtttctcctttggccacaggagggcagtgtggagccaggtagtaataaaaataagaaatgacctgcagtttctcctttggccacaggagggcagtgtggagccaggtagtaataaaaataagaaatgaccTGCAGTTTCTCCTTTGGCCACAGGGGGGCAATGTGGAGCcagatagtaataaaaataagaaattaccTGCAGTTTCTCCTTTGGCCACAGGAGGGCAGTGTGGAGCCGGGtactaataaaaataagaaatgacctgcagtttctcctttggccacaggagggcagtgtggagccagatagtaataaaaataagaaattacctgcagtttctcctttagccacaggagggcagtgtggagccaggtagtaataaaaataagaaattacctgcagtttctcctttggccacaggggggcagtgtggagccagatagtaataaaaataagaaatgacctgcagtttctcctttggccacaggggggcagtgtggagccagatagtaataaaaataagaaatgacctgcagtttctcctttggccacaggagggcagtgtggagccagatagtaataaaaataagaaattaccTGCAGTTTCTCCTTTGGCCACAGGAGGGCAGTGTGGAGCCAGGTAGTAATACAAATAAGAAATTACCTGCAGTTTCTCCTTTGGCCACAGGGGGGCAGTGTGGAGCcagatagtaataaaaataagaaatgacctgcagtttctcctttggccacaggggggcagtgtggagccaggtagtaataaaaataagaaatgacctgcagtttctcctttggccacaggagggcagtgtggagccagatagtaataaaaataagaaatgaccTGCAGTTTCTCCTTTGGCCACAGGGTGGCAGTGTGGAGCCGggtagtaataaaaataagaaatgacctgcagtttctcctttggccacaggggggcagtgtggagccagatagtaataaaaataagaaattacctgcagtttctcctttggccacaggagggcagtgtggagccagatagtaataaaaataagaaattacctgcagtttctcctttagccacaggagggcagtgtggagccagatagtaataaaaataagaaattacctgcagtttctcctttggccacaggggggcagtgtggagccaggtagtaataaaaataagaaatgacctgcagtttctcctttggccacaggggggcagtgtggagccagatagtaataaaaataagaaattacctgcagtttctcctttggccacaggagggcagtgtggagccagatagtaataaaaataagaaattacctgcagtttctcctttggccacaggggggcagtgtggagccagatagtaataaaaataagaaatgacctgcagtttctcctttggccacaggggggcagtgtggagccagatagtaataaaaataagaaattacctgcagtttctcctttggccacaggagggcagtgtggagccagatagtaataaaaataagaaattacctgcagtttctcctttggccacaggggggcagtgtggagccaggtagtaataaaaataagaaattacctgcagtttctcctttggccacaggagggcagtgtggagccagatagtaataaaaataagaaattacctgcagtttctcctttggccacaggagggcagtgtggagccaggtagtaataaaaataagaaattacctgcagtttctcctttggccacaggggggcagtgtggagccagatagtaataaaaataagaaatgacctgcagtttctcctttggccacaggggggcagtgtggagccaggtagtaataaaaataagaaatgacctgcagtttctcctttggccacaggagggcagtgtggagccagatagtaataaaaataagaaattacctgcagtttctcctttggccacaggagggcagtgtggagccagatagtaataaaaataagaaattacctgcagtttctcctttggccacaggagggcagtgtggagccagatagtaataaaaataagaaattacctgcagtttctcctttggccacaggggggcagtgtggagccaggtagtaataaaaataagaaatgacctgcagtttctcctttggccacaggagggcagtgtggagccagatagtaataaaaataagaaattacctgcagtttctcctttggccacaggagggcagtgtggagccaggtagtaataaaaataagaaattacctgcagtttctcctttggccacaggggggcagtgtggagccagatagtaataaaaataagaaatgacctgcagtttctcctttggccacaggggggcagtgtggagccaggtagtaataaaaataagaaatgatctgcagtttctcctttggccacaggagggcagtgtggagccagatagtaataaaaataagaaatgacctgcagtttctcctttggccacaggggggcagtgtggagccaggtagtaataaaaataagaaatgacctgcagtttctcctttggccacaggagggcagtgtggagccagatagtaataaaaataagaaattacctgcagtttctcctttggccacaggagggcagtgtggagccaggtagtaataaaaataagaaattacctgcagtttctcctttggccacaggggggcagtgtggagccagatagtaataaaaataagaaatgacctgcagtttctcctttggccacaggggggcagtgtggagccaggtagtaataaaaataagaaatgacctgcagtttctcctttggccacaggagggcagtgtggagccagatagtaataaaaataagaaattacctgcagtttctcctttggccacaggagggcagtgtggagccagatagtaataaaaataagaaattacctgcagtttctcctttggccacaggagggcagtgtggagccagatagtaataaaaataagaaattacctgcagtttctcctttggccacaggggggcagtgtggagccaggtagtaataaaaataagaaatgaccTGCAGTTTCTCCTTTGGCCACAGGAGGGCAGTGTGGAGCCAGATAGTAATACAAATAAGAAATTACCTGCAGTTTCTCCTTTGGCCACAGGAGGGCAGTGTGGAGCCAggtagtaataaaaataagaaattacctgcagtttctcctttggccacaggggggcagtgtggagccagatagtaataaaaataagaaatgacctgcagtttctcctttggccacaggggggcagtgtggagccaggtagtaataaaaataagaaatgatctgcagtttctcctttggccacaggagggcagtgtggagccgggtagtaataaaaataagaaattacctgcagtttctcctttggccacaggggggcagtgtggagccaggtagtaataaaaataagaaatgacctgcagtttctcctttggccacaggagggcagtgtggagccagatagtaataaaaataagaaattacctgcagtttctcctttggccacaggagggcagtgtggagccaggtagtaataaaaataagaaattacctgcagtttctcctttggccacaggggggcagtgtggagccagatagtaataaaaataagaaatgacctgcagtttctcctttggccacaggggggcagtgtggagccaggtagtaataaaaataagaaatgacctgcagtttctcctttggccacaggagggcagtgtggagccagatagtaataaaaataagaaattacctgcagtttctcctttggccacaggagggcagtgtggagccaggtagtaataaaaataagaaattacctgcagtttctcctttggccacaggggggcagtgtggagccaggtagtaataaaaataagaaatgacctgcagtttctcctttggccacaggagggcagtgtggagccaggtagtaataaaaataagaaattaccTGCAGTTTCACCTTTGGCCACAGGGGGGCAGTGTGGAGCcagatagtaataaaaataagaaatgacctgcagtttctcctttggccacaggggggcagtgtggagccagatagtaataaaaataagaaatgacctgcagtttctcctttggccacaggagggcagtgtggagccagatagtaataaaaataagaaatgacctgcagtttctcctttggccacaggggggcagtgtggagccaggtagtaataaaaataagaaatgacctgcagtttctcctttggccacaggagggcagtgtggagccagatagtaataaaaataagaaattaccTGCAGTTTCTCCTTTGGCCACAGGAGGGCAGTGTGGAGCCAGATAGTAATAAAAGTAAGAAATTACCTGCAGTTTCATCGTTGGCCACAGGGGGGCCGTGTGGAGCCGGGTAGTAATaatattaaagtgacactaatctCAGAAAATTCCTTTGTATGGCTCTCAGCCTCCAATTGTATATTGTTGTggtgtgatgtcacttcctgttggagggcggccatgtttattctctgtGGTCCCCCTGTATGCAGGAACGCCCGGTCCGGAGATGGACtatggggtgggggaggggaatgtacAGCGGTGTAAATGACACACACTGCTTGCTCCAGAcaaaggaagtgagggggaaaaggagaggATTGGGAGTTCATAGAGGACTGGAGACACCATGAGGAATAGATTACTGAGCCATTAACCATTTCTTGACCACTCTACAGCCCAATGAGGAGCACAGCGAGGTGATCGCCGCGTCCTTCACATACAGCTAATCACAGATTGGGgggaagggccaatcacagcggctctttaccatgtgatgaggtgtgtccaatcacagccgatcacaatgtaaacacagaagcctgaggagaggagagaggagaataggaggagaggaggaggataggagaggagaagaggagagaagaggaggaggagaggaggagagaagaggagaagagaagaggagagagaggagagagagagagaagaagagaaaaaagaaaagaggaagaggagagagagagaagaggagaggagaggaggagagaagaggagagaagaagaggaggagaagaggagagaagaggaagagaggaggagagaagaggagagaagaggagagaagaggaagagaggaggagagaagagaagaggaggaggagagaagaggagaggaggagagaagagaataggaggagagaagaggagaggagaagaggaggagaagaggagagaagaggagaggagaagaggagaggagaagaggagaggagaagagaagaggagaggaggcgagagagagaagaagagaaaaaagaaaagagggagaggagagagagaagaggaggagaagaggagaggagaagaggagaggagaagagaagagagagagaagaagagaaaaaagaaaagagggagaggagagagagaagaggaggagaagaggagaggagaagaggagaggagaagagaagagagagagaagaagagaaaaaagaaaagagggagaggagagagagaagaggaggagaagagaagaggaggagaggagaggagaagaggagagaagtggaggaggagagaagaggagagaagaggaggagaagaggagaggaggagagagagaagaagagaaaaaagaaaagagagagaggagaggagagagagagagaagaggaggagaagagaagagaagagaagaggagacgagaggagaagagaagaggagagaagaggagaagagaagaggagaagagaagaggaggagaagagaagaggagaagaggagagaagagaagaggaggagagaagaggagaagaggagagaagaggagaggagaagagaagagagaagaggagacgagaggagaagagaaggagagaagagagaaaagagaggagagccgataagtGACTTGTGTGGAAGGGAGATGAGGATCGATGATCGGCGGCGTCTCACATGAACAATTATCTGGCTGAAAAGTTTTATAAACAGAAATGAAGAGAaatttgttttgtctttttttttgtttatttaaataatatgtagaagaaaaattCGTCCCaaactgagggggaaaatgttttttatatatttttggggatatttatttataggaaaaatattgcttttttttttttcaaaattgtcgccgaggagatcaaataccaccagaagaattctctatttgtggggaaaagggacgccaattttgtctgggagccacgtcgcacgaccgcgcaattgtcagttaaattggccccggtcattgggcaggaAATTCCTCCTCCgggcctgaaggggttaataagaGATTTAGCTGCACTTTGAACCTGTGGCCACAGGGTGGCGGTGTGGAGCCGGGTGCAGATAATAAACTGATTATAAAACGGACGCCTCATAGAGCTCAgcgctgaaagggttaactcCCCATCCCCCAACAATTCACTAAAATCCGGTGCAGCCGTgcacgggagccaatcagctttcaggttttattgtcaaagcttcactgaacaaactgaagttaaaggctgattggctgccatgcagagcTGCGCCCAATCCTGTGTGAGGCcaccgcccctccccctcccccccctcctcaaacCTGGAAAAATCTTCATGTAAAAGAAATACAAAGTGTCCATTTCTCTCTCCGAACATCAATTCCACTacttcccattcattccaatggggaGCTGCGTTTCTCTGCGTTTCTCTGCGTTTCTCCGCGTTTCTCTGCGTTTATCTGCTTTTCTCTGCGCTTCTCTGCGTTTCTCTGCGCTTCTCTGCTTTTCTCTGCATTTCTCTGCGCTTCTCCGCGTTTCTCCACGTTTCTCTGCGTTTCTCTGCGTTTCTATGCGTTTCTCTGCGTTTCTCCGCGTTTCTCTGCGTTTCTCTGCGTTTCTCTGCGTTTCtggttatttttttcttccttacCTGACAAAACACGCGGCAGACAGATCCGAGGGACGAGttccaagctttttttttttttactgaataaaaACCAATCAGTGTGACCGCGCCCTTCCTCcacccctcgccccccccccccaatccacagGGGATCCCCCACAGATCTCCACTCACCTGACAGCGATCCCGTCCCTCTCCAGATCGGAACAACGATCCCCGTCTGCCTGTGTATGGTGCTGCTCAGCACTCTATGAAGGAtccaccacccctcccccaccaaacaaCACCACTCACCCCCCCAGTGTGCTGGGGCCCCCACACTAACACTCATTATAACAATGAGGAGGGGACACACCTGCATTGATCTCCTCCATCCAACCCAGACAGCTCAGCCGAGAAGATCCAGTCTGCAGCACCCAAAAAGACAGTGAGGGGCAGATCTGTGCTGACCTCTAGTGGACAGAAACCTGCAGTGCAGGGTGGAGGATTGCTTTAGACGTCCTCTGATGACACTCAGGGCTCACTGAGCTACAGGGGGacaaggggagtacaggggggcacAAGGGTGTACAGGGGTACAAGGGAGTGCAGGGGGGCACAACGGGGTGCATTGATGAGGATCAAGGGAGTGCAGGGGGGCACGGGGGGGTGCAGGGGGGCACAAAGGTGTACAGGGGTACAAGGGAGTGCAGGGGGGCACGGGGGTACAGGGGGGCACAACGGGGTGCATTGATGAGGATCAAGGGAGTGCAGGGGGCACAAGGGAGTGCCGGGGGGCACGGGGGTACAGGGGGGCACAACGGGGTGCATTGATGAGGATCAAGGGAGTGCAGGGGGCACAAGGGAGTGCAGGGGGGCACGGGGGTACAGGGGGGCACAACGGGGTGCATTGATGAGGATCAAGGGAGTGCAGGGGGCACAAGGGAGTGCAGGGGGGCACAACGGGGCACAACGGGGTGCATTGATGAGGATTCTTTATTTTGGAACAATCTGCTGACATTTGATGGAACTTTGAATTGAAAGGACTGTTTCTGGGTGACCGTACCGTCAGGTCCTACCAGACCAACAAgtcatctccatccctggatCTCGTACACCGTCCACATCCTCTCTCCGCATACTCACTCACGTGGCTGCCATATCACAATATAGCAGTACAATAGTTGGTGCttggagttctgtcctcctctcttctactGATTGCTgagaaggggaaaggggggacAGAGACGAGCAAAGTGAAGATGGGCgctggcattgatgggcactggtgagctgcatttgtatacatgggcagggcaaatggggtggagtcaggggtggggccaggggggGTGGGGCGGCAAAATGTGGATGCAACAGCCCTGAATGGGAGAACCtaaaaaaaacgcacaaaaaccACCCAAAACACTTGAAGAAGCTGAAGTGTGCCCCCGAGCCTGAAGGATGAGGACCCCCTGAGAAAGGCCCCTCCAGGCAGGTTCTCCCTCTCTGAGGAGCCTCCATTTTAAGGTTTTCTCGTGTCCCTCACATGTATTCAGCAGCAGGTTGGCAGTGACGTCTCTATTTTTGATGTTTATGATGCAGTGATCTTATCTCCCTCTCTGTATCCCGTGACGACAAACCAAACGCAAACAAATATCGCCCTGAACTTCAACTTGACTAAAGGTGCAGCTCACTTCTCGTTATCCAAACAAGCTAAAGTCCAGCTGATCGAAACTCTACAACCCGATAAAAGCTCCCTGCCGGCTCTTCCTCCACTTCTGCTCCCAATCTCTCCTCCACCATGGCGTCCACCGAGGAGAAACTCGTCTGCTCCAACTGCCACAACGCCAGCGAGGATCCGCTGAAGGTGAAATGTGAACACAACTTCTGCTGGGTCTGCATTGACTGCGTGGTGGACACCCAGAAAGGCTCCGGAGGGTTCAAGTGCCTGGAGTGCCAGGGGGAGAGTCATCAGCACCCATTAATGCAAAGGGCTGTGAGCCTCCTGAGCAGGTCGGAGTTCCTCCAGAGTTCTCCCACCGAGCGGAGCGGGATCTTCTGCACTTACTGCGTCACCAGTCAGGTCCCGGCGGTGAAGTCTTGCCTGATGTGCGAAGCGTCTCTGTGTGACGTCCACTTACAAGTCCACAGCAAGTCAGCCGAACACGTCCTTCTTGAGCCCACCACTCACCTAGCCAACCGGAAATGCTCCACCCACAAGAAgatcctggagtattactgcacAGAGGACGAAACTTGTATCTGCGTGTCCTGCCTGCTGTTCGGGCCCCACCAGGGGCACCGCGTGGAAACCCTGGACATGGTCTCCGACAAGAAGAAGGAGCGCCTGAGATATTCTCTGAAAAGCTTGACCTCCAAGAGGGAGGAGACGGAGAAAAGAGTGAAGAGCGGGCAGGAGCGCAAGAAAGAGTCCCAGGAGAAAGCGGCCTCCATGACGGACAGGGTCAGCTCCCTCTTCAGAGACATCCGCAGACAGCTGGACACCCTAGAGAAGAGAGTCCATGCCGAGATTTCCAGGCAGGAGGATCAGGTGTCTCTCTCCGTCTCCAGTCTGGTCCAACAGATGGAAGTGAAGAACcaggagctgtccaggaagatCCAACACCTGGAAGAGCTGTGTGACATGGCGGACTCCTTCATGGTCATCCAAGAAGAGGAATCGGAAAGCGAGGCCTTCCAGAACTCGGAGGAAGGAGAGAATGACAGCAGAGAGAGATATTATAAAGAGATCTGGAAGAGAGGCCTAGATGAGGGCTTGATCTCGGTCAGCGTACACACGGGCCTGTCCGGTATAGTCAGCAACGTCAGGAAGAGGCTCAATCTACAAGGGGCCACCGACATATTACTGGACATGAACAGTGCCGGGAACGACGTCCACGTTTCCGGGGACCTGAAAACTGCCACCTGGTCACACATCAACCAGGACCGCGCCGATCTGGCGGGGAGGTTCCAGTACGATCAAGTCCTGAGCACCAAAAACTTCTCCTCCGGGCGACATTACTGGGAGGTGGAGACCAGCGATTCTGGGGTGTGGTTCTTAGGGGTGAGTTACCCTACTATCAACAGGAAGGGGCGCCAGTCATGGATCGGGGACAATGACAAGTCTTGGTGTCTGCGCAGGTACGATAACGTCCAATATTCCGTCATACACGACGGGAAGTGGATCCAGTTACCCCACACTGTCTCCTGCCAGTTGCTGGGGATCTACatggattatgaggccgggcaACTGTCCTTCTACGAGCTCTGCGACCCGATccgacacctccacaccttcTCCGCCACCTTCATCgagcccctccatgctgcatTCAGTGTCTACAAGTCCTGGGTACGGATCAGAAGCTAGGAATGGCCCTATAGGAATAACCCAACCCCCTTACCGACAGTTCCCCGGGAATGGCCCTATAGGAATAACCCAACCCCCTTCCAGACAGTTCCTTGGGGATGGCCCTATAGGAATAACCCAATCCCCTTCCAGGCAGTTCCTTGGGAATGGCCCTATAGGAATAACCCAATCACCTTCCAGACAGTTCCTCGGGAATAGCCCTATAGGAATAACCCAATCCCCTTCCAGACAGTTCCTCGGGAATAACCCTATAGGAATAACCCAATCCCCTTCCAGACAGTTCCTCGGGAATAGCCCTATAGGAATAACCCAATCCCCTTCCAGACAGTTCCCTTGGGAATAACCCTATAGGAATAACCCAATCCCCTTCCAGACAGTTCCTCGGGAATAGCCCTATAGGAATAACCCAATCCCCTTCCAGACAGTTCCTCTGGAATGGCCCTAAAGGAATAACCCAACCCCCTTCCAGACAGTTCCTTGGGAATGGCCCTATAGGAATAACCCAATCCCCTTCCAGACAGTTCCTCGGGAATAGCCCTATAGGAATAACCCAACCCCCTTCCAGACAGTTCCTCGGGAATGGCCCTATAGGAATAACCCAATCTCCTTCCAGGCAGTTCCTCGGGAATGGCCCTATAGTAATAACCCAACCCCCTTCCAGACAGTTCCTCGGGAATGGCCCTATAGGAATAACCCAATCCCCTTCTAGACAGTTCCTCGGGGATGGCCCTATAGGAATAACCCAATCCCCTTCCAGACAGTTCCTCGGGAATGGCCCTATAGGAATAACCCAATCCCCTTCCAGACAGTTCATTGGGAATGGCCCTATAGGAATAACCCAATCCCCTTCCAGACAGTTCCTCGGGAATGGCCCTATAGGAATAACCCAATCCCCTTCTAGACAGTTCCTCGGGGATGGCCCTATAGGAATAACCCAATCCCCTTCCAGACAGTTCCTCGGGAATGGCCCTATAGGAATAACTCAATCCCCTTCCAGACAGTTCCTCGGGAATAGCCCTATAGGAATAACCCAATCCCCTTCCAGACAGTTCCCCGGGAATGGCCCTATATGAATAACCTAATCCCCTTCCAGGCAGTTCCCCGGGAATGGCCCTCTAGGAATAACCCAATCCCCTTCCAGACAGTTCCTCGGGAATGGCCCTATAAGAATAACCCAATCCCCTTCCAGACAGTTCATTGGG is a genomic window of Rana temporaria chromosome 12 unlocalized genomic scaffold, aRanTem1.1 chr12z, whole genome shotgun sequence containing:
- the LOC120921988 gene encoding E3 ubiquitin/ISG15 ligase TRIM25-like, which gives rise to MASTEEKLVCSNCHNASEDPLKVKCEHNFCWVCIDCVVDTQKGSGGFKCLECQGESHQHPLMQRAVSLLSRSEFLQSSPTERSGIFCTYCVTSQVPAVKSCLMCEASLCDVHLQVHSKSAEHVLLEPTTHLANRKCSTHKKILEYYCTEDETCICVSCLLFGPHQGHRVETLDMVSDKKKERLRYSLKSLTSKREETEKRVKSGQERKKESQEKAASMTDRVSSLFRDIRRQLDTLEKRVHAEISRQEDQVSLSVSSLVQQMEVKNQELSRKIQHLEELCDMADSFMVIQEEESESEAFQNSEEGENDSRERYYKEIWKRGLDEGLISVSVHTGLSGIVSNVRKRLNLQGATDILLDMNSAGNDVHVSGDLKTATWSHINQDRADLAGRFQYDQVLSTKNFSSGRHYWEVETSDSGVWFLGVSYPTINRKGRQSWIGDNDKSWCLRRYDNVQYSVIHDGKWIQLPHTVSCQLLGIYMDYEAGQLSFYELCDPIRHLHTFSATFIEPLHAAFSVYKSWVRIRS